A genomic region of Bdellovibrio sp. GT3 contains the following coding sequences:
- a CDS encoding DUF1588 domain-containing protein, with product MKLKQTIITKFKRIGVKPAILLAGATVTIFSFQNCGEGFTVISNLQSIEGTNQPEYVDESTDVTAGKQLYAQNCAGCHGAFENSTVSGKSLIDIKTAIANTPQMFAFQALSDSQLELIALALNPGSPGTTTPTPSPSPTATVSPSPTVSPTVSATPSPTVSPSPTATATASPSPTASPSPSPTVTPSPSPTVPANTFACQPGEDPGVRDLRRLSRREYLQTLKLLSYGKVSIDSLQTDIDNLPADVVTGVFDTTDSSVSAAHIEAHMTLAKKVAGLFVASSTWRSSAMGSCSSMTDSCWNNFFNGFGRLVFRRPLTTAEQQTYKDLYNSEYGGNLNDGLTVAIMAMLQSPNFLYKIELNGTPVNGREDLVKLTDYELASRIAFLATGRGPDAALLTDAANGNLATADGYKTIVNRVFATADSKEHVGEFYSQWLGINRMPSSNHSTWFLGNVPRASIQPEAVQEMKDFTNYFTYTVAGTYKHLMASNASFTQGTALTQIYGVAKGVDLPAAERQGVMSRVGFMFAPTDNTSLVHRGLVVRRNLLCDSIPLPTIGPDEKDLFAPPIPDPTQSQRQQIETRTAAVRCQACHSLINPMGFVLENYNAFGKYRTVESIFDSTGKIIASHPVNSKVKPNIESANDPEVNGPAEMAHAIANSSRGPACMVKQWGTYTMGRAITAADNCSMNTSFSQLTDPSKASSSGDQPGTILNMIKSPAFDANFRLRKRGAL from the coding sequence ATGAAATTGAAACAGACCATCATCACAAAATTTAAGCGCATTGGCGTTAAGCCAGCCATCTTGTTAGCTGGTGCCACCGTGACGATCTTTTCGTTTCAGAACTGTGGCGAGGGCTTTACCGTCATCAGCAATTTGCAAAGTATTGAAGGCACCAATCAGCCTGAATACGTGGATGAGTCCACGGATGTCACAGCCGGTAAACAGCTCTATGCACAAAACTGTGCTGGCTGCCATGGTGCTTTCGAAAATTCAACAGTGTCAGGCAAATCACTCATCGATATCAAAACTGCGATCGCCAACACTCCTCAAATGTTTGCCTTCCAGGCTTTGTCAGATTCCCAATTGGAACTGATTGCTCTGGCTTTAAATCCGGGTTCGCCGGGTACAACAACTCCGACACCATCTCCTTCGCCAACTGCGACGGTTTCACCTTCGCCTACGGTGTCTCCAACTGTAAGCGCAACACCCTCGCCGACAGTTTCGCCTTCCCCGACAGCAACGGCAACGGCAAGTCCGTCCCCTACTGCATCACCGTCTCCATCGCCAACAGTAACTCCTTCGCCGTCACCGACAGTGCCTGCGAATACGTTTGCCTGCCAACCGGGTGAGGACCCAGGAGTTCGTGATCTGCGCCGTCTTTCGCGTCGTGAGTACCTACAAACATTGAAGTTGCTCTCTTACGGCAAAGTATCCATTGATTCCCTGCAAACAGACATCGACAATCTTCCGGCCGATGTTGTGACCGGAGTTTTTGACACTACGGACTCGTCAGTTTCCGCAGCTCATATCGAAGCGCATATGACTCTGGCTAAAAAAGTTGCCGGCTTGTTTGTCGCAAGCTCCACTTGGAGATCCTCGGCAATGGGTAGCTGTAGCAGCATGACTGATTCCTGCTGGAATAACTTCTTTAATGGTTTTGGTCGATTGGTCTTCCGCCGCCCACTGACCACAGCAGAGCAACAGACTTATAAAGACCTCTATAACTCTGAATACGGCGGCAATCTTAATGACGGTTTGACGGTTGCAATCATGGCTATGTTGCAGTCACCGAATTTCCTCTACAAGATCGAACTGAACGGAACTCCAGTGAATGGTCGTGAAGATCTGGTTAAACTCACCGACTACGAACTTGCATCACGTATCGCCTTCCTGGCAACGGGGCGCGGTCCAGATGCGGCTTTGCTAACTGATGCAGCGAATGGCAACCTGGCTACGGCAGATGGTTACAAAACTATCGTCAATCGCGTGTTCGCAACAGCAGATTCCAAAGAGCACGTGGGCGAATTCTACAGCCAGTGGTTGGGTATCAACCGCATGCCTTCATCAAATCACTCGACCTGGTTCCTGGGCAATGTGCCTCGCGCCTCCATTCAACCAGAAGCCGTGCAGGAGATGAAAGACTTCACCAACTACTTCACTTACACAGTGGCTGGTACTTACAAACACCTTATGGCTTCCAATGCGTCGTTCACGCAAGGCACAGCACTGACGCAAATTTACGGTGTCGCAAAAGGTGTTGATTTGCCTGCGGCAGAACGTCAGGGAGTCATGAGTCGCGTCGGCTTCATGTTCGCTCCAACAGATAACACAAGTCTGGTGCATCGTGGTCTGGTGGTTCGCAGAAATCTTCTATGCGATTCCATCCCACTGCCTACAATTGGTCCGGATGAAAAAGATCTGTTTGCACCACCGATCCCGGATCCAACGCAATCTCAACGTCAGCAAATTGAAACACGCACAGCAGCGGTTCGCTGCCAGGCCTGCCACTCGTTGATCAACCCAATGGGCTTTGTTTTGGAAAATTACAATGCCTTCGGGAAATACCGCACGGTGGAGAGTATCTTTGATTCCACAGGCAAGATCATTGCCAGCCACCCGGTGAACTCAAAAGTGAAACCTAACATTGAATCCGCCAATGACCCTGAGGTGAATGGTCCGGCAGAAATGGCTCACGCCATTGCCAACTCTTCCCGCGGTCCGGCTTGTATGGTTAAACAATGGGGCACTTACACGATGGGCCGCGCGATCACTGCCGCGGACAACTGCTCTATGAACACCAGCTTCTCACAACTGACGGATCCGTCCAAAGCGAGTTCCAGCGGTGACCAGCCAGGTACTATTTTAAATATGATTAAATCACCGGCGTTTGATGCAAATTTCCGTTTGCGTAAACGCGGGGCCCTTTAA
- a CDS encoding DUF1552 domain-containing protein — protein sequence MHWNKLSRRQFLRGSGTFALALPFLPSMLPYAEAQTGPNLKKRFIAIHNGHCQAVEQWLPDPAKFTWTESQTYARQVALSAIPGAMSPVLGTQFDALRSKLTILSRLDPLSKTPNHNAECMLTGGVVSEAVSSIDQVIAKFLYGGSPLNLYVKSVDDGNYNGASQMSVLNKQYVQGQFNPSAVFSNMFGTSTGTTTPTADPNKLTRRDILVADKVFAEYQSLRSNKRLSKDDLARVEQHMALITDLQKKLNSSIVTTTPPVACSSPSGPSSSPTKSSNPADFQVVIDQMFDVIEVGVKCGKIQVATLMMHVYDYFSGSVNFVPGITGSNRFHEDINHAGTAELRTMKLAMMTFFANRVSRFLTNMNTVEDTNTGATYLDNSLIFWGNDQGTTKDTNAHNSVNNPVLLAGSAGGFIKPGRHIDYGPSYGSTRRPIGGDESAYKRGRPYNQLLITIMQAMGMQPADYEVGTTQGYGVYGTLESSYTYLGVNHRREILPLITG from the coding sequence ATGCATTGGAATAAATTATCACGTCGCCAGTTTTTAAGAGGTTCAGGAACATTCGCCTTAGCCCTGCCCTTCTTGCCATCCATGCTGCCTTATGCGGAGGCGCAAACGGGTCCAAACTTAAAAAAACGTTTTATCGCCATCCACAATGGTCACTGTCAGGCCGTGGAGCAATGGTTGCCCGACCCAGCCAAGTTCACTTGGACGGAGTCGCAAACTTACGCTCGTCAGGTGGCATTGTCGGCAATTCCCGGCGCTATGTCGCCGGTTTTGGGTACGCAGTTTGATGCCCTTCGCTCGAAGCTAACTATTCTTTCCCGCTTGGATCCTTTATCTAAAACTCCAAATCACAATGCCGAGTGCATGCTGACCGGCGGTGTGGTTTCTGAAGCAGTCTCCAGTATCGACCAGGTTATTGCAAAATTCCTGTATGGGGGCTCACCGCTGAATTTGTATGTGAAGTCAGTGGACGACGGAAACTACAACGGGGCCTCGCAAATGAGTGTCCTGAATAAACAATACGTTCAGGGGCAATTCAATCCTTCGGCCGTTTTTTCAAATATGTTTGGAACCTCAACCGGCACCACAACACCAACTGCGGATCCCAACAAACTGACTCGCCGGGATATCCTGGTGGCCGATAAAGTTTTTGCAGAATACCAGTCACTGCGCTCGAACAAACGTCTTTCAAAGGATGACTTGGCCCGCGTTGAGCAACACATGGCCCTGATCACAGACCTGCAAAAGAAACTAAACTCCAGCATCGTAACAACCACTCCACCGGTGGCTTGTTCGTCCCCGTCAGGACCAAGCAGTTCTCCGACGAAGTCCTCGAATCCAGCGGATTTCCAAGTGGTGATTGACCAGATGTTTGATGTGATTGAAGTGGGAGTCAAATGTGGCAAAATCCAAGTGGCTACTTTGATGATGCACGTTTACGACTATTTCAGTGGCTCGGTCAATTTTGTTCCTGGCATCACCGGTTCAAACCGCTTCCACGAGGATATTAATCACGCCGGTACGGCGGAGTTGCGTACGATGAAGCTTGCAATGATGACTTTCTTTGCAAATCGCGTTTCCCGTTTCTTGACCAATATGAACACAGTCGAAGACACCAATACCGGTGCCACCTATCTGGATAATTCCCTGATTTTCTGGGGCAATGACCAAGGTACAACGAAAGACACCAATGCTCATAACTCTGTGAACAATCCGGTCTTGCTGGCTGGAAGTGCTGGTGGCTTTATTAAGCCCGGTCGTCACATTGATTACGGTCCGTCTTATGGCTCCACTCGCCGCCCTATCGGTGGCGACGAGAGCGCTTACAAACGGGGCCGTCCTTACAATCAATTGCTGATAACAATCATGCAAGCCATGGGTATGCAGCCCGCAGATTATGAAGTGGGCACCACTCAGGGTTACGGTGTGTATGGCACCTTGGAATCGAGTTACACTTACCTGGGAGTGAATCATCGCAGGGAGATCCTGCCACTGATCACGGGCTAA